CGAGCGTGGTCTCAATCCCGCCGCCATCCGCGAGGCGCTGGAAGGCGAGGAGCCTTCTGCCGATGGCGCCGAGGCAAGCCAGGGCACCGGCCTCGGACGCAAGCTGCGCAGCCTGCGCCACGCCGCCGGCAAGACGCTTGATCAGGTGGCTGGCGATATCGGCGTCACCTCCTCGACGCTTTCGACGCTGGAGCGCACCTCCCAGGGCGTCGGTTTCAAGACGCTGCATGACCTCGCCGATTATTACGGCACCACCGTCTCACGCCTCTCCGGCGAAGAAAGCGCCGAGGTGCCGGTGCTGGTGCGTGCCGGGGAATGGCGCAGCTGGCCGGAAACGACGCCTGGAGTCGCGGTGCAGTTGCTGGCCGAAGGCCCCAGAATGATGGATTGTCACCGTTTCGTGCTGGCGCCCGGTGCTGCCAGCGAGGGCGCCTATCGCCATGAAGGCGAGGAATTCATGCATGTCCTGTCCGGCCGGCTCGAACTGGTGCTCGACAGCGATCAGTTCTTCGATCTCGGCCCGGGCGATTCACTTTATTTCGAAAGCCGCCGCTACCATTCCTGGCGCAACCGCCATGACGGCGAAACCGTGCTTCTCTGGATCAACACGCCGCCGACATTCTGAAACGCCTGCAGAGGAAGCGGTTTCGCATTTTGCGGCTTTGCGCTATAGCGCACTGCATAATTCCTTAAATCGCCATCGATTTAAGGATAAAATTAAGCGGCAATTCAAAGTGCTAAAGCGTCCTAAGGAAAGACAGTCTCATGGCCGCCACCATACGTTATCACGAAGG
This Rhizobium acidisoli DNA region includes the following protein-coding sequences:
- a CDS encoding MerR family transcriptional regulator, translating into MNDNGPVRYKVAEAARLAGVSASTLRLWESQGLVVPGRSQTGHRQYSADDVARLKRISWYRAERGLNPAAIREALEGEEPSADGAEASQGTGLGRKLRSLRHAAGKTLDQVAGDIGVTSSTLSTLERTSQGVGFKTLHDLADYYGTTVSRLSGEESAEVPVLVRAGEWRSWPETTPGVAVQLLAEGPRMMDCHRFVLAPGAASEGAYRHEGEEFMHVLSGRLELVLDSDQFFDLGPGDSLYFESRRYHSWRNRHDGETVLLWINTPPTF